Proteins co-encoded in one Hymenobacter swuensis DY53 genomic window:
- a CDS encoding methylated-DNA--[protein]-cysteine S-methyltransferase: MNEARAFLSSPLGLLAIQGTEDGLRAVQFLAAPTGTVTATPAHQVPGCLQEAYRQLQAYFGRELQEFSVATDVVVGTGFQQLVWATLPAVTYGRTASYLDIARQLDNPGAVRAVGAANGQNPLAIIWPCHRIIGANGQLTGYAGGLSRKRWLLDFERPSLQTSLF, from the coding sequence ATGAATGAAGCCCGTGCATTTTTATCTTCCCCCCTGGGGCTGCTGGCCATACAGGGTACCGAGGACGGGTTACGGGCCGTGCAGTTCTTGGCCGCCCCGACCGGAACCGTAACGGCGACGCCCGCGCATCAGGTGCCGGGCTGCCTGCAGGAAGCGTATCGGCAGCTACAGGCCTATTTCGGGCGGGAACTGCAGGAATTTTCAGTGGCTACCGATGTAGTGGTGGGCACGGGTTTTCAGCAGCTGGTGTGGGCCACGCTGCCGGCAGTAACCTACGGCCGCACGGCTTCTTACCTTGATATTGCCCGCCAGCTTGACAATCCGGGGGCGGTGCGAGCCGTGGGAGCGGCCAACGGGCAGAACCCGCTGGCTATTATCTGGCCCTGCCACCGCATTATCGGGGCCAACGGACAGCTGACCGGCTACGCGGGAGGCCTTTCGCGCAAGCGGTGGCTACTGGATTTCGAGCGACCCAGTCTGCAGACCAGCCTTTTTTAG